A window of the Paenibacillus woosongensis genome harbors these coding sequences:
- a CDS encoding CBS domain-containing protein: MRKVKDIMTDQVVTVSPKDNIYEVAVKMKNNDTGFIPVVENGDRLIGVITDRDLVIRAIAEKHPGSTAVETVMTRGIRCASPDTPVDEAADMMAEQQIRRLPVTEGERLIGIVSLGDMAVRNNFADEAGDALSDISHQVH, from the coding sequence ATGAGAAAAGTAAAGGATATCATGACTGACCAAGTAGTTACCGTATCGCCAAAGGACAATATCTATGAGGTTGCGGTAAAAATGAAAAACAATGATACAGGCTTCATTCCCGTCGTCGAAAATGGAGACCGGCTGATCGGAGTTATTACCGACCGTGATCTCGTCATTCGGGCGATTGCGGAGAAGCATCCGGGTTCTACAGCCGTAGAGACGGTTATGACACGGGGCATCCGCTGCGCTTCGCCGGACACGCCGGTTGACGAGGCTGCGGATATGATGGCGGAGCAGCAAATTCGCCGCCTGCCGGTTACAGAAGGAGAACGGCTCATCGGGATCGTGTCGCTTGGGGATATGGCTGTACGCAACAATTTTGCGGATGAAGCCGGCGATGCGCTGAGCGATATTTCCCACCAAGTCCACTAG
- a CDS encoding amidohydrolase, whose product MREETLKSLFPAMVERRRYLHRHPELSFKEQKTAAYIADELKKLGIDAAVGIGGNGVVGTVRGHLPGKTVALRADMDALPIQDEKTCEYASLVPGVMHACGHDGHTAVLLGVAEYFSTRRETLQGEIRLIFQPAEEVCPGGALSMIEAGALDGVDVIYGVHLWTPIPVGAAASRPGPMMASTDEFFIELSGRGGHGGMPHAAVDSVVAGAALVLQLQSVVSRSVNPLDPAVVTIGSIHGGTAQNVIADTCRLAGTVRCFQEETRRIIRERIEQLTEGTAQAYGAGVTVDYMTGYPSLVNHPEEYERFREVAERETGLSSELSPQIMPAEDFAYYLQRVPGCFMLVGAGNPEKNAMYPHHHPKFDIDEKAMLHAASLLIAMAEAYQESSI is encoded by the coding sequence ATGAGAGAGGAAACGCTAAAATCATTGTTTCCGGCTATGGTGGAGCGGAGACGGTATTTGCACCGCCACCCGGAATTGTCGTTCAAGGAACAGAAAACGGCGGCATACATCGCTGATGAGCTAAAGAAGCTGGGCATTGATGCAGCGGTGGGGATCGGAGGGAACGGGGTTGTAGGCACCGTTCGCGGCCATTTGCCGGGGAAGACGGTTGCGCTGCGTGCTGATATGGATGCACTGCCGATACAGGACGAGAAGACGTGCGAATATGCGTCTTTGGTTCCCGGCGTTATGCATGCGTGTGGACATGACGGCCATACGGCCGTTCTGCTCGGGGTTGCCGAATATTTCAGCACCCGGAGAGAGACGCTTCAGGGCGAAATCCGGCTCATCTTTCAGCCGGCGGAGGAGGTCTGTCCGGGCGGGGCACTGTCCATGATTGAGGCCGGGGCGCTGGATGGCGTGGACGTGATTTACGGCGTGCATTTGTGGACGCCAATCCCGGTAGGCGCGGCGGCCAGCCGGCCCGGGCCGATGATGGCCTCGACCGATGAATTCTTCATCGAGCTGTCAGGCCGCGGAGGCCATGGTGGCATGCCGCATGCCGCGGTGGACAGCGTTGTTGCCGGGGCAGCGCTTGTTCTCCAGCTGCAGAGTGTCGTCAGCCGTTCAGTCAATCCGCTGGATCCCGCTGTCGTGACGATCGGCTCCATTCATGGGGGGACGGCTCAGAATGTCATTGCCGACACATGCCGATTGGCCGGTACGGTCCGATGCTTCCAAGAGGAGACCCGCAGGATAATCCGCGAACGGATCGAGCAGCTGACTGAAGGGACGGCACAGGCTTATGGGGCGGGCGTGACGGTCGATTATATGACCGGCTATCCGAGCCTGGTCAATCATCCGGAGGAATATGAGAGGTTTCGGGAGGTTGCGGAGCGGGAGACCGGGCTGTCAAGCGAGCTCTCTCCGCAAATTATGCCTGCCGAGGATTTTGCTTACTATTTGCAGCGGGTTCCCGGCTGCTTCATGCTTGTAGGAGCCGGAAATCCGGAGAAGAATGCGATGTATCCGCACCACCATCCAAAATTTGATATCGATGAAAAGGCGATGCTGCATGCGGCAAGCCTTTTGATCGCGATGGCGGAAGCTTATCAAGAAAGCAGCATTTGA
- a CDS encoding YugN family protein — protein MILENTGLNGLKSDLSYLDESAEKVGFIRWQWEYYRATYDYKIEANDNEYFLRINTRAVEGKLERPDTVLEIEAVYIGRATFPHGLEYESEIPSFVQKTANLKLTELKQLLEA, from the coding sequence ATGATTCTCGAAAATACCGGTTTGAACGGATTAAAGAGCGACTTGTCCTATTTGGACGAATCCGCAGAGAAAGTCGGGTTTATTCGCTGGCAATGGGAATATTACCGGGCTACATACGATTACAAAATAGAAGCAAATGATAACGAGTACTTCCTTCGCATTAACACGCGGGCTGTAGAGGGCAAATTGGAGCGTCCGGACACGGTTCTGGAAATTGAAGCGGTCTATATCGGACGGGCTACATTCCCGCACGGGCTGGAATACGAATCGGAAATTCCGTCATTCGTACAAAAGACGGCCAACCTAAAGCTAACCGAACTGAAGCAGCTTCTAGAGGCATAA